A genomic stretch from Enterobacter oligotrophicus includes:
- a CDS encoding lipoprotein, with protein sequence MKRFISVALLAALLAGCAHDSPCVPVYDDQGRLVHTNTCMKGTTQDNWETAGAIAGGAAAVAGLTLGIVALTK encoded by the coding sequence ATGAAAAGATTCATTTCCGTTGCACTTCTCGCTGCGCTACTCGCTGGCTGCGCGCACGACTCCCCCTGTGTACCGGTATACGACGATCAAGGCCGACTGGTTCATACCAATACCTGTATGAAAGGCACAACTCAGGATAACTGGGAAACTGCAGGCGCGATTGCCGGTGGTGCTGCGGCAGTGGCCGGTTTGACGCTAGGTATCGTCGCCTTGACCAAATAA
- a CDS encoding efflux RND transporter periplasmic adaptor subunit — protein sequence MTNHFRLLPLSGFIVCAALLAGCDGQENTQQHAQAPQVSVYLVKSAPLAVTTELPGRTDAFRVAEVRPQVSGIILRRNFAEGSDVKAGDSLYQIDPATYQAAYDSAKGELAKAQAAANIAHLTVKRYVPLVGTQYVSKQEYDQAVATAQQADASVVAAQAGVESARINLAYTKVTSPIDGRIGKSSVTEGALVTNGQSTALATVQQLDPIYVDVTQSSSDFMRLKQTSLQKGDSTSTVELVMENGQPYPLKGTLQFSDVTVDESTGSITLRAIFPNPQHMLLPGMFVRARIDEGTQPDAILVPQQGVTRTPRGEATVLVVNDKNQVESRTIVAPQAIGDRWLVTEGLKNGDRVIVSGLQKVRPGVTVVATPETAAKPAS from the coding sequence ATGACGAATCATTTCAGACTCTTACCCTTATCCGGTTTTATTGTCTGCGCTGCGCTACTCGCCGGGTGCGATGGGCAGGAAAACACGCAACAGCATGCACAAGCCCCTCAGGTCAGCGTTTACCTTGTTAAAAGCGCACCATTGGCTGTGACGACTGAGTTGCCGGGCAGAACAGACGCTTTTCGCGTCGCGGAGGTTCGTCCTCAGGTGAGCGGTATTATTCTGCGTCGCAATTTCGCGGAAGGTAGCGATGTGAAAGCGGGTGACTCTCTCTACCAAATTGATCCTGCAACCTATCAGGCCGCCTATGACAGCGCGAAAGGCGAGCTGGCAAAAGCGCAAGCCGCGGCAAATATCGCCCATTTGACGGTGAAACGTTATGTCCCGCTGGTTGGCACACAATATGTCAGCAAGCAGGAGTACGATCAGGCGGTCGCAACTGCGCAGCAGGCTGATGCCAGCGTCGTTGCCGCACAGGCTGGCGTTGAAAGCGCGCGTATTAATCTTGCTTACACCAAAGTCACTTCGCCAATTGACGGGCGCATCGGCAAGTCCAGCGTCACAGAGGGGGCACTGGTCACGAACGGGCAATCTACCGCGCTGGCGACCGTACAGCAGCTCGATCCAATCTATGTTGATGTCACACAATCCAGCAGCGACTTTATGCGTCTGAAACAGACGAGTCTGCAAAAAGGTGACAGCACCAGCACCGTCGAGTTGGTCATGGAAAATGGCCAGCCCTACCCGCTGAAAGGCACGCTGCAGTTCTCCGATGTAACGGTCGACGAAAGCACCGGCTCAATCACGCTGCGCGCCATCTTCCCTAACCCTCAACATATGCTTCTGCCGGGCATGTTTGTGCGTGCCCGCATAGATGAAGGTACGCAGCCGGACGCCATTCTGGTCCCTCAACAGGGCGTAACCCGTACACCGCGTGGAGAAGCAACCGTACTGGTTGTGAACGATAAAAACCAGGTTGAATCACGCACAATTGTTGCGCCACAGGCTATTGGCGATCGCTGGCTGGTCACGGAAGGGCTGAAAAATGGCGATCGTGTCATTGTCAGCGGCTTACAAAAAGTCCGCCCAGGTGTCACCGTCGTGGCAACGCCTGAAACCGCCGCCAAACCAGCCAGTTAA
- a CDS encoding efflux RND transporter permease subunit produces the protein MANFFIQRPVFAWVLAIILMIAGGLAILKLPVAQYPTIAPPAVAVTATYPGADAQTVQDTVTQVIEQNMNGIDNLMYMSSTSDSAGNVTITLTFESGTDPDIAQVQVQNKLQLAMPLLPQEVQQQGIGVEKSSSSFLLVAGFVSDNKNLTQDDISDYVASNVKDAISRTSGVGDVQLFGAQYAMRIWLDSNAMNKYQLTPLDVINQLKTQNDQIAAGQLGGTPSIPGQQLNASIIAQTRLKSPEEFGRVTLKVNQDGSMVHLKDVARIELGGENYNMVTKINGQAATGLGIKLATGANALDTAAAIKSKLAQLQPFFPQGLKVVYPYDTTPFVKISIHEVVKTLFEAIILVFLVMYLFLQNLRATLIPTIAVPVVLLGTFAVLAAFGFSINTLTMFGMVLAIGLLVDDAIVVVENVERVMVEDKLPPKEATQKSMEQIQGALVGIAMVLSAVFVPMAFFGGSTGAIYRQFSLTIVSAMALSVLVALILTPALCATLLKPVSDEHHEKKGGFFGWFNALFDKSVEHYSNSVSGILRKTGRYLLVYVIIVGGMAVLFLRLPTSFLPEEDQGVFMTMVQLPAGATQMRTQQVLDQVQDYYLTKEKANVESVFTVNGFSFSGQGQNSGIAFVSLKPWEERPGEENGVGAIVSRATKAFSQIKDGLVFPFNLPAIIELGTATGFDFELIDQANLGHAQLTQARNQLLGMVKEHPDLLVRVRPNGLEDTPQFKLDVDQEKAQALGISLSDVNQTISTALGGTYVNDFIDHGRVKKVYVQADARFRMLPTDINSLYVRSANGEMVPFSAFSNSHWVYGSPRLERYNGMPSMEILGESAPGKSTGEAMVMMESLAAKLPSGIGYDWTGMSYQERLSGNQAPALYAISLIVVFLCLAALYESWSIPFSVMLVVPLGVIGALLAASMRGLNNDVYFQVGLLTTIGLSAKNAILIVEFAKDLMDKEGKGIIEATLEASRMRLRPILMTSLAFILGVMPLVISSGAGSGAQNAVGTGVMGGMLSATLLAIFFVPVFFVVVRRRFTRHKD, from the coding sequence ATGGCTAACTTCTTTATTCAACGGCCTGTTTTCGCCTGGGTTCTCGCCATCATTCTGATGATTGCGGGCGGGCTGGCTATTTTAAAACTGCCTGTTGCACAATATCCGACTATTGCACCGCCTGCGGTTGCCGTAACGGCGACCTACCCTGGCGCAGATGCGCAGACGGTTCAGGATACTGTCACGCAGGTTATCGAGCAGAACATGAACGGCATCGATAACCTGATGTACATGTCGTCCACCAGCGATTCTGCCGGGAACGTGACTATCACCCTGACCTTCGAGTCGGGTACTGACCCTGATATCGCTCAGGTTCAGGTCCAGAACAAACTTCAGCTGGCAATGCCGCTACTGCCGCAGGAAGTACAGCAGCAGGGTATCGGCGTTGAGAAATCCAGCAGCAGCTTCCTGCTGGTTGCAGGTTTTGTCTCAGATAACAAAAACCTCACCCAGGATGATATCTCTGACTATGTTGCCTCGAACGTTAAAGATGCGATTAGCCGTACTTCTGGAGTAGGTGATGTGCAGCTGTTTGGTGCTCAGTACGCAATGCGTATCTGGCTGGACAGCAACGCAATGAATAAATACCAGCTTACACCGCTGGATGTGATCAACCAGTTGAAAACGCAGAACGACCAGATTGCGGCAGGCCAGTTGGGTGGGACACCTTCCATACCTGGGCAGCAGCTTAACGCGTCCATCATTGCGCAAACTCGCCTGAAATCACCAGAAGAGTTCGGTCGCGTCACACTGAAGGTCAACCAGGACGGCTCTATGGTTCATCTTAAAGATGTGGCCCGTATTGAGCTGGGTGGCGAAAACTACAACATGGTCACCAAAATCAACGGCCAGGCAGCGACCGGTCTTGGGATCAAGCTGGCAACCGGTGCTAACGCACTGGACACCGCTGCGGCCATCAAGAGCAAGCTGGCGCAACTGCAGCCATTCTTCCCTCAGGGGCTGAAAGTTGTTTACCCGTACGACACCACGCCATTCGTTAAGATCTCGATTCACGAAGTGGTGAAAACACTGTTTGAAGCGATCATCCTCGTATTCCTGGTGATGTACCTGTTCCTGCAAAACCTGCGGGCAACACTCATCCCCACAATCGCTGTTCCCGTCGTCCTGCTGGGGACTTTCGCCGTACTGGCGGCGTTTGGTTTCTCCATCAATACTCTGACGATGTTTGGGATGGTGCTGGCGATAGGTCTACTGGTAGATGATGCCATCGTGGTCGTCGAGAACGTCGAACGCGTCATGGTAGAGGACAAATTGCCGCCAAAAGAGGCGACACAGAAGTCGATGGAACAGATCCAGGGCGCACTGGTAGGCATTGCTATGGTGCTGTCGGCGGTCTTTGTTCCGATGGCCTTTTTTGGTGGTTCGACGGGGGCGATCTATCGTCAGTTCTCGCTGACCATCGTCTCTGCAATGGCGCTATCCGTGCTGGTCGCACTGATTTTAACCCCCGCGCTGTGCGCAACATTGCTCAAACCTGTTTCCGATGAACATCACGAAAAAAAAGGTGGGTTCTTTGGCTGGTTTAACGCGCTTTTTGACAAGAGCGTGGAGCATTACAGCAATAGTGTAAGCGGCATTTTACGCAAGACCGGACGTTATCTGCTGGTTTATGTGATCATCGTTGGCGGCATGGCAGTGTTGTTCCTGCGCTTGCCGACATCCTTCCTGCCGGAAGAGGATCAGGGCGTGTTTATGACCATGGTCCAGCTACCCGCCGGTGCAACTCAGATGCGTACCCAGCAGGTGCTAGACCAGGTTCAGGATTACTACCTGACAAAAGAGAAGGCGAACGTTGAATCAGTCTTTACCGTTAACGGGTTTAGCTTTAGCGGGCAGGGTCAAAACTCCGGCATCGCATTCGTGAGCCTGAAGCCCTGGGAAGAACGTCCGGGTGAGGAAAATGGCGTTGGGGCGATTGTTAGCCGCGCGACAAAAGCCTTCAGCCAGATCAAAGATGGCCTTGTCTTCCCGTTCAACCTGCCTGCTATCATTGAACTGGGCACCGCAACAGGTTTCGACTTTGAATTGATTGATCAGGCAAACCTCGGACATGCACAGCTGACGCAAGCGCGTAATCAACTCCTCGGCATGGTAAAAGAGCATCCTGACCTGCTGGTACGTGTGCGTCCTAACGGACTGGAAGATACCCCGCAGTTCAAGCTGGATGTCGACCAGGAGAAAGCGCAAGCCCTGGGCATTAGCCTCTCTGATGTAAACCAGACGATTTCAACGGCCTTAGGTGGCACCTACGTAAACGATTTTATCGACCATGGCCGGGTGAAAAAAGTTTACGTACAGGCCGACGCTCGCTTCCGCATGCTGCCAACGGATATTAATAGCCTTTATGTACGCAGCGCTAACGGTGAAATGGTGCCCTTCTCAGCCTTTAGCAACTCTCATTGGGTATATGGTTCACCGCGTCTGGAGCGCTACAACGGGATGCCTTCCATGGAAATCCTCGGTGAGTCCGCACCCGGTAAAAGTACCGGTGAGGCCATGGTCATGATGGAAAGCCTCGCAGCAAAACTGCCTTCTGGCATCGGTTATGACTGGACGGGGATGTCTTACCAGGAGCGACTTTCCGGTAACCAGGCACCTGCGCTATACGCCATTTCGCTGATTGTCGTGTTCTTATGTCTGGCGGCCCTGTATGAAAGCTGGTCTATCCCGTTCTCCGTAATGCTGGTTGTGCCGCTGGGGGTGATTGGTGCGCTGCTCGCAGCATCAATGCGCGGACTGAACAATGATGTCTATTTCCAGGTAGGTCTGCTCACGACGATTGGTTTGTCTGCTAAAAACGCCATTCTGATTGTTGAATTTGCAAAGGATCTGATGGATAAAGAGGGCAAAGGAATTATTGAAGCCACGCTGGAGGCTTCGCGGATGCGTCTTCGCCCTATCCTGATGACCTCACTGGCCTTTATTCTTGGCGTTATGCCACTGGTGATTAGCAGCGGTGCCGGTAGTGGCGCACAAAACGCCGTCGGGACGGGTGTAATGGGGGGAATGCTGTCCGCAACTCTGCTGGCCATCTTCTTTGTACCTGTTTTCTTTGTGGTTGTCCGTCGACGATTTACGCGTCATAAAGATTAA